TTCTTTCACTTTTCCTACAGGCTCTTTACTTCCCCCTGGAGTTAAAACTTCCCAAAAAAGAGTATGGTTAAAGTGCCCACCACCATTGTTTCTTACAGCTGGTTTATCACTTCCTAATTGGCAAACTTCCTCTATAGACTTGCCTTCTAACTCAGTTCCAGCAATTGCTTTATTAAGGTTATCTATATAGGCTTGATGGTGTTTGGTATGGTGTATTTCCATCGTTCTTGCATCAATGTGCGGCTCTAGAGCATCGTAAGCGTATCCTAGTTTTGGTAATTCAAATGACATAATAATTTTGTTTTTTAATTTAACTTTATCAATGTTTGCCTCCAAATTTAAGTAATTATTCCTCTATTCAGGAATGATTATTTAAAATTTTATAAAACTTTAACATAGATAAAATCTATCATTTAGCAATGAATGTAATTTACTTCTATAGATTAAAGGCTTCCTTAATATCCTCTACTCTATCTAACTTCTCCCAAGTAAAGAACTCTAAATCTTTTACCACAAGTTCGTTTTCTCTACCTTCATTAAATACCTTATCCGCGATATAAGACTCTCTACCCATATGCCCATAAGCTGCCGTTTCTCTGTAGATAGGATTTCTTAGTTTTAAATTAGTCTCTATGGCATAAGGTCTCAAATCAAAAATACCTTTTAATTTTTTTGCTATTTCCCCATCACTATAAGACACCTTAGAAGTTCCGTAGGTATTGATGTAAAGTCCGCAAGGTTCCGCCACACCAATAGCGTAAGATACTTGAACCAGCACCTCATCTGCTACCCCAGCAGCTACCAAGTTTTTAGCAATATGTCTCGTGGCATACGCCGCACTCCGGTCTACTTTAGAAGGGTCTTTACCAGAAAAAGCACCGCCACCGTGAGCTCCTTTACCACCGTAAGTATCTACAATGATTTTCCTACCCGTAAGCCCTGTATCGCCGTGTGGTCCCCCAATTACAAACTTCCCTGTAGGGTTGATATGGTATTTAATACCATTATTAAATAATTTCTGTATCTCTGGTTTTTGCTTAGCAACCACTCTAGGAATAAGAATTTCCGTTAAGTCTTTTCTAATTTGGGCTAACATAGTATCATCATCAGAAAACTCATCGTGCTGAGTGGATATTACAATGCTATCAATTCGGATAGGCTTATGGTCATCAGAATACTC
The genomic region above belongs to Riemerella anatipestifer and contains:
- the metK gene encoding methionine adenosyltransferase, which codes for MPYLFTSESVSEGHPDKIADQISDALIDHFLAYDEKAKVACETLVTTGQVILAGEVKSSAYLDVQTIAREVINEIGYTKGEYMFNGDSCGVLSAIHEQSPEINQGVDRVVAEDNFEAKAQAQGAGDQGMMFGYATNETDNYMPLALDLAHAILRELSAIRREGAEIKYLRPDAKSQVTIEYSDDHKPIRIDSIVISTQHDEFSDDDTMLAQIRKDLTEILIPRVVAKQKPEIQKLFNNGIKYHINPTGKFVIGGPHGDTGLTGRKIIVDTYGGKGAHGGGAFSGKDPSKVDRSAAYATRHIAKNLVAAGVADEVLVQVSYAIGVAEPCGLYINTYGTSKVSYSDGEIAKKLKGIFDLRPYAIETNLKLRNPIYRETAAYGHMGRESYIADKVFNEGRENELVVKDLEFFTWEKLDRVEDIKEAFNL